Proteins from a genomic interval of Garra rufa chromosome 4, GarRuf1.0, whole genome shotgun sequence:
- the parp12b gene encoding protein mono-ADP-ribosyltransferase PARP12b: MSGYSRIIHYATSLLCSNKGSMEISQLHHKVSQRFDISEDGFWYIVQKCARFAVVQSKPRTEDGESDCIVVAKTSLRLCKKYSKNECYECQDLHLCKYYVYGNCRYGKGRKECKFSHDIQSQHNYPLLRECTLQELNEDDLFLLLLQNDPALLPEVCAHYNKGTGFFGACTFMEGCTKVHICQHFVQDDCLFGPKCKRSHSIDEHSRRMLEERGLGGDIIHDLPYIYQNVYRLNSQTVSNELISDEGVKTVAQMEKNEICLHFIRRKCKFQDQCVLVHFNLPYKWEVNDGKGWRDLRNMEEIERAYCDPKNEHSPGSRAVDFASMTRNHEPVRRLSTVSSVSKPAHYILTTEWIWYYKGDHENWIEYGQPDDKQRVTSVTSRELEKAFQEDSNAEVTVIKGNRHYYVSFQDMYQRNPKHNTKRRVRRRPRFVSINEVEAKAAQ, from the exons ATGTCGGGCTACTCCCGGATCATACATTATGCGACCAGCTTATTATGCAGCAATAAAGGCTCTATGGAAATATCTCAGCTGCACCACAAGGTCTCACAGCGCTTTGATATCTCTGAAGATGGCTTCTGGTACATCGTTCAGAAATGCGCCCGCTTCGCAGTGGTCCAGAGCAAACCCCGAACAGAGGATGGAGAGTCTGACTGCATCGTCGTTGCCAAAACATCTCTGAGACTCTGCAAGAAATACTCCAAAAATGAATGCTACGAGTGCCAGGATTTACATCTGTGCAAGTATTATGTTTACGGGAACTGCCGATATGGAAAAGGAAG GAAGGAGTGTAAATTCTCCCATGATATCCAGTCACAGCATAACTATCCCCTGCTGCGGGAATGTACGCTTCAAGAACTGAACGAGGATGATCTCTTCCTGCTCTTGCTCCAGAATGACCCAGCACTACTGCCAGAG GTGTGTGCTCACTATAATAAAGGCACAGGGTTTTTCGGCGCCTGTACCTTTATGGAAGGCTGCACTAAGGTGCACATTTGTCAGCACTTTGTGCAAGACGACTGCCTGTTCGGCCCCAAGTGCAAGCGGTCGCACAGCATCGATGAGCACAGCCGTCGAATGCTGGAGGAACGTGGTCTCGGCGGTGACATCATCCATGACCTGCCCTACATCTACCAGAACGTTTATCGCCTAAACTCTCAAACAGTAAGCAATG AGCTGATATCCGATGAAGGTGTCAAAACGGTCGCTCAGATGGAGAAGAATGAAATCTGTCTCCACTTCATAAGACGGAAATGCAAGTTTCAGG ACCAGTGTGTTCTTGTCCACTTTAATCTTCCATACAAATGGGAGGTTAATGACGGGAAAGGCTGGAGGGATTTGAGAAACATGGAGGAAATAGAGAGAGCTTACTGTGACCCAAAGAATGAGCACAG TCCAGGCTCGAGAGCGGTGGATTTTGCGTCCATGACCAGGAACCATGAACCCGTGCGCCGACTCTCAACAGTCTCTTCTGTCTCTAAACCCGCCCACTACATCCTAACAACAGAGTGGATTTGGTACTACAAAGGAGATCATGAGAACTGGATAGAGTACGGTCAACCG GATGACAAGCAACGTGTGACATCTGTGACGTCGCGAGAGCTGGAGAAAGCATTTCAAGAGGACAGCAACGCAGAAGTTACTGTCATTAAAGGAAATAGGCATTACTATGTCAGTTTTCAAG ATATGTATCAAAGAAATCCCAAACACAACACAAAGAGGAGGGTGCGCAGACGACCACGATTTGTGTCTATCAATGAGGTGGAGGCTAAAGCTGCCCAGtga